The sequence GGTTTGGTAATATTTATGGAGCTCTTCGTAACGGGGTTTGTAGTCTTTCATTCAATAATCCTTGGGGTCAAAGGGTACGCAGCCAGAAGCAGCCGATAGCATCGGACAGTGACTCTGACTACCAGGGAATAGGGTTAACGGGTGTTTACAAAGGAACGGAGCAGTGATGTTCGATAACGCTTTATATGCCCCTCAACGGGCGATTGTTGAGTTATTTAAAGAAAAGGCGGGTTTATGCTCCTGTATCTGTCGTTAAAATGATGCTTTGAGGCGGGTGTTGAATTTTTTATTCAATCCTATCAATGCGTGATGAGTTACCCACTTGAAAAGTTTCCGCTTCACAACGACGGCTCCCGGGATATCTCGATCCTCTCCAGTACCCAAGCATGTACCTCGCTGTGCAGCCAACGGGAACTGCGCCCAAGTTTAATCGGCTTGGGGAACTTACCTTCGCTGATAAGTTGATAAAACCATTTGTCGCTCAAGCCGGTGAACTCGGTGATAAAAGCCATCGTGACCAGATGGTCGTTGGTTAGGTCGGGTAATACGGTCATGGTAGTGCTCTCCGATTGGTCAAAGGGAAACCGGAGTCGGGCGGGTAGGGCTACGTGCTTACCCTGCTGACTCTGCTATACCAACCGGGGTTGTTGTAAAAAATAAATGCAGGCCGAACTGCTATTGACTGCGGGGTCTGCCCAAACCACTTGGCGGAGGGATTTCGTTACACCCCCAAATGTACTGACCGTCCTTCTGTTCCTCTTTGGCCAGATAGCTGATGATGTAACGCAGTCCGTTGATCCCTTCTTCGTCGTTATAATTAACTGGCTCACCGATATCGATATCTGCGACATAAGACGCTTTGTACTCACACCGATTGTAATAACCCTGATGATCAGTGATGTCCTGCCAGACAGCGCGTACCCGTTCAGCGACGTGGTACGTCGCCTGGTTGGTGTGGCCATTGAGGTAAAACACGATATGCGCATGGCACCCGTGCCGATGCGTTGTTTCCAGTACCCAGAAATAGCCGACGGTGTTTGATAGCAACATGGTCTTTTCTATCAGTGCACGGACTTCTCGCTGTGTATCACGCAAGGAATGGTTGCTAAAACGCCATGAGCCTGTTTTGTAGAACAGATCGACTCTCAGCACCTGCAAGCGCGCGTAGCGTGCCAGTAATTGATTTAGGTGGTGGTTAATCAGGGAGAGAAGGAACCAGTTCATTGTGTAGCCAGGGTTGAAGGGGTAGGGAATGTGCATTGGGTTATCCTCTGTCGTATGTACAAAGGAAGGGGACAAAATGTATTTTTTAGTTACCAGACCTTCTCAACGTTGATCAGTTGGCACTGACGTTGAGGTGAATTGGTAGCTGATCGGGATGCGTGCAGGTTCGAGGAGTAGACACTTTGGCTTATTCTTCTGCGAGTAGGTGTGATTTTACGTCTAGGGAGATAGGAGCAGATTCAAGTCTTGCTTCTGGAGATAGAAGGGGAGAGAACACTGCTGGTTTCCCTTAATTATACTAAAAACCCAAATATTCTACCTGGTATTCCCCCTGGTTTTAATTGTGTGAGGCTTAGTGTTTTTCCGTGAAGCCGGGTTATTATGTCTAGGTGGATTACAGTTATCGAAGAATAAAATCAATTATATGAAAAATAATAACATTTAAACGATAAGATATGCATAATCTTCAATATGATTAACAGGTGGATATAAGCATGGGTGACCGTATAACCTTTAATATTCGTACTCCAGAGACTGTGCGCGTACTGGAAGAGTACAGTAAATCACAAGGGATCTCCCGTTCGCAGGTTATTGCTACATTGCTGGACGCCACTATACCTATCCTGAAAGATGTTAATCGCTATTACCAGCTTGCGGATGAACTGAATACACGGTTGTTATCCGGCGTCTATCAGCAGGATTTACCGCAAAGACGCAATGTTGTCGCCGCTGAGAAGTATTGCCTGGAACTCTGGGAAAGTAAGCTACAGGC comes from Yersinia canariae and encodes:
- a CDS encoding helix-turn-helix transcriptional regulator; the encoded protein is MTVLPDLTNDHLVTMAFITEFTGLSDKWFYQLISEGKFPKPIKLGRSSRWLHSEVHAWVLERIEISREPSL
- a CDS encoding YagK/YfjJ domain-containing protein; this translates as MHIPYPFNPGYTMNWFLLSLINHHLNQLLARYARLQVLRVDLFYKTGSWRFSNHSLRDTQREVRALIEKTMLLSNTVGYFWVLETTHRHGCHAHIVFYLNGHTNQATYHVAERVRAVWQDITDHQGYYNRCEYKASYVADIDIGEPVNYNDEEGINGLRYIISYLAKEEQKDGQYIWGCNEIPPPSGLGRPRSQ